One Solanum pennellii chromosome 9, SPENNV200 DNA segment encodes these proteins:
- the LOC114074031 gene encoding uncharacterized protein LOC114074031: protein MNPPNFYGTKVEEDPQGFIDEVFKVLDYMGVSSQEKAEVSAYQLKDVAQVWYEQWKDESPAMLILSMNISLLMVHAEQIDKIKLKQVGRDLMKARTEDGNSSQTKFKGHDKQRSKKRFSNQGPPNSPRVKKIKRLPFDEDSGKGKYSISSNCSKKDAPKKNNFYVLQSQGDQESSLDVVTDKGFSQPSISPWGSPGLFLKKKDGSLRMCIDYREYNKVTIKNKYQLPKVYVLFDQLQGASYSPKIDLRSGYHELRVREADILKWHSEKDMVTLNS from the exons atgaatccccctaatTTTTATGGTACTAAGGTGgaggaggacccacaagggtttattgatgaagtgttcaaagTTCTTGATTATATGGGTGtttcttctcaagaaaaggcgGAAGTATCCGCCTATCAACttaaagatgtggctcaagtttggtatgagcaatggaaggatgagagTCCG GCTATGCTGATTCTTAGCATGAATATCTCTcttctcatggttcatgccgaaCAAATTGACAAGATaaagcttaagcaagttggTAGGGACTTGATGAAGGCAAGAACCGAAGATGGAAATTCTTCCCAGACCAAATTTAAGGGGCATGACAAACAAAGGTCGAAAAAGAGGTTTTCCAACCAAGGCCCTCCTAATTCTCCAAGGGTCAAAAAGATTAAG AGATTGCCCTTTGATGAAGACTCAGGGAAGGGAAAATACTCAATCTCAAGCAATTGCTCCAAAAaggatgctcctaagaagaataacttttatgttcttcaatCCCAAGGTGATCAAGAAAGCTCACTGGACGTGgttaccg ataagggttttagtcaaccaagcatatctccatggggttcCCCGGGattgtttttgaagaaaaaggatgggtctttgagaatgtgtatcgacTACCGTGAATataacaaagtcactataaagaacaagtacCAGCTCCCTAAGGTTTATgtcttgtttgatcaactccaaggagcgAGTTACTCTccaaagattgacttgaggtcgggttaTCATGAACTTAGAGTGAGGGAGGCTGATATTTTGAAATGGCATTCTGAaaaagatatggtcactttgAACTCCTAG